A genomic window from Streptomyces mirabilis includes:
- a CDS encoding slipin family protein translates to MVEELVAAGVSVVSVGVVYAMAGARVVKQYERGVVLRLGRLRSDVRGPGFTMVVPFVDKLRKVNMQIVTMPVPAQEGITRDNVTVRVDAVVYFKVVDAADAVIQVEDYQFAVSQMAQTSLRSIIGKSDLDDLLSNREKLNQGLELMIDSPAMGWGVQIDRVEIKDVSLPETMKRSMARQAEADRERRARVINADAELQASKKLAEAAGVMSEQPAALQLRLLQTVVAVAAEKNSTLVLPFPVELLRFLERAQQPAAPAPEQARPSTTQPVRGSVQQPVEQSVRESVEQSVQEQPSSFAPPVGSDPEGSKTRQD, encoded by the coding sequence ATGGTCGAGGAACTGGTCGCGGCGGGAGTCTCCGTCGTATCCGTGGGGGTCGTCTACGCGATGGCCGGGGCCCGTGTCGTCAAACAGTACGAACGTGGTGTGGTGTTGCGCCTGGGCCGGTTGCGCTCGGACGTGCGCGGGCCCGGGTTCACCATGGTGGTGCCCTTCGTCGACAAGCTGCGCAAGGTCAACATGCAGATCGTGACGATGCCCGTCCCCGCGCAGGAGGGCATCACGCGGGACAACGTCACGGTCCGGGTCGACGCGGTCGTCTACTTCAAGGTGGTCGACGCGGCCGACGCGGTCATCCAGGTCGAGGACTACCAGTTCGCGGTCTCGCAGATGGCGCAGACCTCGCTGCGTTCGATCATCGGCAAGAGCGACCTGGACGATCTGCTCTCCAACCGGGAGAAGCTCAACCAGGGCCTGGAGCTGATGATCGACAGTCCGGCCATGGGCTGGGGTGTGCAGATCGACCGGGTCGAGATCAAGGACGTGTCGCTGCCGGAGACGATGAAACGGTCGATGGCCCGGCAGGCCGAGGCCGACCGTGAACGGCGCGCACGGGTCATCAACGCGGACGCCGAGCTCCAGGCGTCCAAGAAGCTGGCGGAGGCCGCCGGGGTGATGTCCGAACAGCCCGCCGCGCTCCAACTGCGGCTGCTGCAGACCGTGGTGGCGGTCGCCGCAGAGAAGAACTCCACCCTCGTGCTCCCCTTCCCGGTGGAACTGCTGCGGTTCCTGGAACGGGCGCAGCAGCCGGCCGCCCCGGCACCCGAGCAGGCGCGGCCGTCGACCACGCAGCCGGTGCGGGGATCGGTGCAGCAACCGGTGGAGCAATCGGTGCGGGAATCGGTGGAGCAATCGGTGCAGGAGCAACCGTCCTCCTTCGCGCCCCCGGTGGGATCGGATCCTGAAGGGTCGAAAACCAGACAGGACTAG
- a CDS encoding amino acid ABC transporter permease, which translates to MSSDTLAKTSAAPDIPEQADSLRIVPQRRLGQWTAAVAVLVLLGLAVTSVVRNKAFQWGVVGDYFTSDSVLRGLWLTLWLTAVVMVLGFALGTLLAAARLSANPVLRSVSWGYVWLFRSIPILVQLLLWFNIGALYPELLGVKTVNLFTPIAVAIIGLTLHEAAYAAEVVRGGILSVDRGQIEAAQALGLSRWRRWWRIVLPQAMRSLVPPAGNMLIGTLKGTSIISVIAVQDLLFSVQLVYHRTYQVIPLLMVATIWYTVVTSVLGLGQYYVEKHYARGSERTR; encoded by the coding sequence ATGTCTTCCGACACCCTCGCCAAAACATCCGCCGCACCGGACATACCGGAGCAGGCCGACTCCCTGCGGATCGTTCCGCAGCGCCGACTGGGCCAGTGGACGGCAGCCGTCGCCGTACTCGTCCTGCTCGGGCTCGCCGTCACCTCCGTGGTCCGCAACAAGGCGTTCCAGTGGGGGGTGGTCGGTGACTACTTCACCTCGGACTCCGTGCTGCGCGGCCTGTGGCTCACCCTGTGGCTGACCGCTGTGGTGATGGTGCTCGGCTTCGCGCTGGGGACGCTGCTCGCGGCGGCCCGGTTGTCCGCCAATCCCGTGCTGCGCAGCGTCAGTTGGGGATATGTGTGGCTGTTCCGGTCGATTCCGATCCTGGTGCAGTTGCTGCTGTGGTTCAACATCGGGGCGCTGTATCCCGAGCTCCTCGGCGTGAAGACGGTCAATCTGTTCACCCCGATCGCGGTCGCGATCATCGGGCTCACCCTGCACGAGGCCGCGTACGCCGCCGAGGTGGTGCGCGGTGGCATCCTCTCCGTCGACCGCGGGCAGATCGAGGCCGCGCAGGCGCTCGGTCTGAGCCGGTGGCGCCGCTGGTGGCGGATCGTGCTGCCGCAGGCGATGCGCTCCCTCGTGCCGCCCGCCGGGAACATGCTGATCGGCACCCTCAAGGGCACCTCGATCATCAGCGTCATCGCCGTGCAGGACCTGCTCTTCTCGGTGCAGCTGGTCTACCACCGCACCTACCAGGTCATCCCGCTGCTGATGGTCGCCACCATCTGGTACACCGTCGTCACCTCCGTCCTCGGCCTCGGCCAGTACTACGTCGAGAAGCACTACGCGCGCGGCTCGGAGCGCACCCGGTGA
- a CDS encoding LLM class flavin-dependent oxidoreductase: MTAPHGRGLLHLAAALDQQAAFDAASYVGPAQLAERGGLDFVTLGDTFARPGPDALAVLSRVAPATRRIGLVPTVTTTHTEPFHVQAAVATLDWVSRGRAGWQLDVSTTEGEARLFGRRHAAPADALWREAGEIAEVAARLWDSWEDDAEIRDEATGRFVDRDKLHHVDFQGATFFVKGPSIVPRPPQGHPVRVVDATEGPARRVAARHADVALVRVVGPAHARAVRAELRDAAAKFGRDADTLRVLGSLVVDLGDGERAAEPGHGGGGPRQTAQGPLYRGGPVDLAELIAAWHASEAVDGFHLTPVEPHRDLERLVNGTVALLQHRGLFRTFYPGSTLREHLGLARPANQYAVTGGAS; this comes from the coding sequence ATGACCGCACCGCACGGCCGGGGGCTGCTGCACCTGGCCGCCGCCCTCGATCAACAGGCGGCCTTCGACGCCGCCTCGTACGTCGGGCCGGCGCAGCTCGCGGAGCGTGGCGGGCTCGACTTCGTGACGCTCGGCGACACCTTCGCGCGCCCCGGGCCCGACGCGCTCGCCGTGCTCTCCCGTGTCGCGCCCGCCACCCGCCGGATCGGTCTGGTGCCGACCGTGACCACCACCCACACCGAGCCCTTCCACGTCCAGGCGGCGGTGGCGACCCTCGACTGGGTCAGCCGCGGCCGGGCCGGCTGGCAGCTCGACGTGTCGACGACCGAGGGCGAGGCCCGACTCTTCGGCCGCCGGCACGCGGCACCCGCCGACGCGCTGTGGCGGGAGGCCGGCGAGATCGCCGAGGTGGCCGCCCGGCTCTGGGACAGCTGGGAGGACGACGCCGAGATACGCGACGAGGCCACCGGCCGGTTCGTCGACCGGGACAAGCTGCACCACGTCGACTTCCAGGGCGCCACCTTCTTCGTGAAGGGCCCCTCGATCGTGCCGCGGCCCCCGCAGGGCCACCCCGTCCGGGTCGTCGACGCCACCGAGGGGCCCGCCCGGCGGGTCGCCGCCCGGCATGCCGACGTGGCGCTCGTCCGGGTCGTGGGACCCGCGCACGCCCGGGCCGTACGGGCCGAACTCCGGGACGCGGCAGCCAAGTTCGGCCGCGACGCCGACACCCTGCGGGTCCTCGGCTCACTCGTCGTCGACCTCGGCGACGGGGAACGCGCGGCCGAGCCGGGCCACGGGGGTGGCGGTCCCCGGCAGACCGCGCAGGGGCCGCTGTACCGGGGCGGCCCGGTCGACCTGGCCGAACTGATCGCCGCCTGGCACGCGTCCGAGGCCGTCGACGGCTTCCACCTCACCCCGGTCGAGCCGCACCGTGACCTGGAGCGGCTCGTGAACGGAACGGTGGCGCTGCTCCAGCACCGCGGTCTGTTCCGCACCTTCTATCCGGGCAGCACGCTCAGGGAGCACCTGGGGCTGGCCCGGCCCGCCAACCAGTACGCCGTGACAGGGGGAGCGTCATGA
- a CDS encoding NtaA/DmoA family FMN-dependent monooxygenase (This protein belongs to a clade of FMN-dependent monooxygenases, within a broader family of flavin-dependent oxidoreductases, the luciferase-like monooxygenase (LMM) family, some of whose members use coenzyme F420 rather than FMN.): MTVRTRMHLAAHFPGVNSTTVWTDPRSKSQIDFASFEHLARTAERGLFDFFFLAEGLRPREYKGRIHDLDVVGRPESITVLNALAAVTERLGLAATVDATFNEPYELARRLATLDHLSGGRAAWNVVTSSDAFTGENFRRGGFLDRADRYARAAEFVATARDLWDSWTPEGVARPFAHQGRHFDIAGEFGLPRSPQGQPVVIQAGDSDEGREFAAATADVVFTRRGTLDAGREFYADVKGRLATYGRSPEDLKIMPGVTVVLGDTAADARERAAEIRHRQVSPQNALLALERIWGVDLSSYDPDGPLPDIDPEPAPALARGRVRVADPLAVAERWRALSRAKGLSIRQTVIEASGRQSFVGTPETVAAELDEFVTAGAADGFILVPHLTPGGLDEFVDRVVPLLQERGAFRTEYTGTTLRSHLGLPEPVWKG, from the coding sequence ATGACCGTACGTACGCGCATGCATCTGGCGGCGCACTTCCCGGGCGTCAACAGCACCACCGTCTGGACCGACCCGCGCTCCAAGTCCCAGATCGACTTCGCCTCCTTCGAACACCTCGCGCGCACCGCCGAACGCGGCCTGTTCGACTTCTTCTTCCTCGCCGAGGGATTGCGGCCGCGCGAGTACAAGGGGCGCATCCACGACCTGGACGTCGTGGGCCGACCGGAGTCGATCACCGTGCTCAACGCACTCGCCGCCGTCACCGAGCGGCTCGGGCTCGCCGCCACGGTCGACGCGACCTTCAACGAGCCCTACGAACTCGCCCGCAGACTGGCCACGCTGGACCACCTCAGCGGGGGCCGGGCCGCCTGGAACGTGGTCACCTCCTCCGACGCCTTCACCGGGGAGAACTTCCGCCGCGGCGGCTTCCTCGACCGCGCGGACCGGTATGCGCGCGCCGCCGAGTTCGTCGCCACCGCACGAGATCTGTGGGACTCCTGGACGCCGGAAGGCGTGGCGCGCCCCTTCGCCCATCAGGGGCGGCACTTCGACATCGCGGGGGAGTTCGGGCTGCCGCGCTCACCGCAGGGGCAGCCCGTCGTCATCCAGGCCGGGGACTCGGACGAGGGCCGGGAGTTCGCCGCGGCCACGGCGGACGTGGTCTTCACCCGGCGCGGGACCCTGGACGCCGGCCGGGAGTTCTACGCCGATGTGAAGGGGCGGCTGGCGACGTACGGGCGGTCGCCCGAGGACCTGAAGATCATGCCCGGTGTCACCGTCGTGCTCGGTGACACCGCGGCGGACGCGCGGGAGCGGGCCGCCGAGATCCGCCACCGGCAGGTCTCCCCGCAGAACGCGCTCCTCGCGCTGGAGCGGATCTGGGGTGTCGACCTCTCCTCGTACGACCCCGACGGGCCCCTGCCCGACATCGACCCGGAGCCGGCGCCGGCCCTCGCGCGGGGGCGGGTGCGCGTCGCCGACCCCCTCGCGGTGGCGGAGAGGTGGCGGGCCCTGTCGCGTGCGAAGGGGCTGTCCATCCGGCAGACCGTGATCGAGGCGTCCGGGCGGCAGTCCTTCGTCGGCACGCCGGAGACGGTCGCCGCCGAACTCGACGAGTTCGTGACGGCCGGCGCCGCCGACGGCTTCATCCTCGTCCCCCATCTGACCCCGGGCGGACTGGACGAGTTCGTGGACCGGGTGGTCCCGCTGCTCCAGGAGCGGGGCGCCTTCCGCACGGAATACACAGGCACGACGCTGCGCTCACACCTCGGGTTGCCGGAACCCGTATGGAAGGGTTGA
- a CDS encoding S1 family peptidase — MKHRRISGRRAAVAGASVAALIAAGVTFQTANASETQKSAAPRPLSITAAGKLASTLGKDLGPDAAGTYYDAKAGHLVVNVLDRAAARVVEAAGARARIVENSLAELTSARTTLKKDATIPGTSWATDPGTNKVVVTADRTVGGVTLARLTKVVDGLGAKAELQRTKGEFKTFIAGGDAITGSGGRCSLGFNVVKGGLPYFITAGHCTRAISTWSDSSGKEIGTNEQSSFPGNDFGLVKYTSTVDHPSEVDLYNGSAQPITQAGAATVGQSVTRSGSTTQVHSGTVTGLDATVNYGNGDIVDGLIQTDVCAEPGDSGGSLFSGSTAIGLTSGGSGDCTSGGETFFQPVTEALSAFGAQIG, encoded by the coding sequence GTGAAGCACCGACGTATATCCGGGCGTCGCGCAGCAGTGGCAGGCGCGAGTGTCGCCGCTCTGATCGCCGCGGGAGTCACCTTCCAGACTGCGAACGCGAGCGAGACGCAGAAGAGCGCGGCTCCCCGGCCGCTCTCGATCACGGCGGCCGGAAAACTCGCCTCGACGCTCGGCAAGGACCTGGGTCCCGACGCGGCGGGAACGTATTACGACGCGAAGGCAGGGCACCTCGTCGTCAACGTGCTCGACCGGGCCGCGGCGCGTGTCGTCGAGGCGGCCGGCGCCCGGGCCAGAATCGTCGAGAACTCCCTCGCCGAGCTGACGAGCGCCCGTACCACCCTCAAGAAGGACGCGACCATCCCCGGCACGTCCTGGGCGACCGACCCGGGGACCAACAAGGTCGTCGTCACCGCCGACCGCACGGTCGGGGGCGTGACCCTCGCCCGGCTGACCAAGGTCGTCGACGGTCTCGGCGCCAAGGCCGAACTCCAGCGCACGAAGGGGGAGTTCAAGACCTTCATCGCGGGCGGCGACGCGATCACCGGCTCCGGCGGGCGCTGCTCGCTGGGCTTCAACGTGGTCAAGGGGGGCCTGCCGTACTTCATCACCGCCGGGCACTGCACCCGGGCGATCTCCACCTGGTCGGACTCCAGCGGCAAGGAGATCGGCACGAACGAGCAGTCCAGCTTCCCCGGCAACGACTTCGGTCTGGTCAAGTACACCTCGACGGTCGACCACCCGAGCGAGGTCGATCTCTACAACGGCTCCGCGCAGCCCATCACCCAGGCGGGTGCGGCGACCGTCGGGCAGTCGGTGACGCGCAGCGGTTCGACGACCCAGGTGCACAGCGGCACGGTCACCGGCCTGGACGCCACCGTGAACTACGGCAACGGCGACATCGTCGACGGACTCATCCAGACCGACGTCTGCGCCGAGCCCGGTGACAGCGGCGGCTCGCTCTTCTCGGGCTCCACGGCCATCGGCCTCACCTCGGGCGGCAGCGGCGACTGCACCTCGGGCGGCGAGACCTTCTTCCAGCCGGTCACCGAGGCGCTGTCGGCCTTCGGCGCCCAGATCGGCTGA
- a CDS encoding DUF1684 domain-containing protein — protein MFDDASEDWERWHERRVETVSGSYGPLALTGTHWLEDYPDGRLPDIPGLWTDQEDGVLLTAAPEDGLSLDGKPFTGEVRLDADPGSAADARVGLDERRFVVLVREGIWGVRDFDPASEARAAFKGVEATPYDPRWSVPGHFTPYGESRTVHVENADGVARGLGLGGILAFTLDGEDLTLQVSVESDGSLWAVFADTTSGDSSYRFRFLRPAAPDAEGRTTVDFNRAVLPPCAFADHFICPFPPPGNTLGVAVPAGERTLL, from the coding sequence GTGTTCGACGACGCATCCGAGGACTGGGAACGGTGGCACGAGCGCCGCGTCGAGACGGTGTCCGGCTCCTACGGCCCGTTGGCACTCACCGGCACGCACTGGCTGGAGGACTATCCGGACGGGCGACTTCCGGACATCCCCGGGCTGTGGACCGACCAGGAGGACGGGGTCCTGCTGACGGCCGCCCCCGAGGACGGGCTGAGCCTGGACGGAAAGCCCTTCACCGGCGAGGTCCGGCTCGACGCCGACCCCGGGTCGGCGGCCGACGCCCGGGTCGGGCTCGACGAGCGCCGGTTCGTCGTCCTGGTGCGCGAAGGGATCTGGGGCGTACGCGACTTCGACCCCGCCTCCGAGGCGCGCGCGGCCTTCAAGGGCGTCGAGGCGACGCCGTACGACCCTCGCTGGTCGGTGCCGGGGCACTTCACGCCGTACGGCGAGAGCCGGACCGTACATGTGGAGAACGCGGACGGAGTCGCCCGCGGTCTGGGGCTCGGCGGCATCCTCGCCTTCACCCTGGACGGCGAGGACCTCACGCTCCAGGTGTCGGTGGAGAGTGACGGCTCGCTGTGGGCCGTGTTCGCCGACACCACCAGCGGGGACAGCAGTTACCGCTTCCGGTTCCTGCGCCCCGCCGCGCCCGACGCCGAGGGGCGTACGACGGTGGACTTCAACCGGGCCGTGCTTCCGCCGTGCGCGTTCGCCGACCACTTCATCTGCCCCTTCCCGCCGCCCGGGAACACCCTGGGCGTGGCCGTTCCGGCGGGGGAGCGCACGCTGCTCTGA
- a CDS encoding FAD/NAD(P)-binding protein has protein sequence MKPSLVIVGAGPRGTGLIERIAANAPELYAGSGLDIHLVDPYPPGAGRIWREAQSPLLWMNSHAEDVTMFTDETVVMDGPVRPGPTLHEWAAIDGRTFADRQLQGAYLSWVHEQAVAALPPDVTVHHHPCRALRVSGPREGRQQVWLEGRPRPLLADLVVLTIGHLDAELDEEQGELATYAHAHDLVHLPPDFTADSDLSSLAPGEPVLVRGFGLAFVDLMVLLTEGRGGRYDGDTYLPSGREPVLYVGSRRGVPYHSKIGYDWTGERPPLPRFFGPAEVDALLARPEGFDFRRDVWPSIQKELGFAHYHRLFTVHPERTAIAWTDFEEKYAAGEAAEREALVTSAVPDPADRLDLAALDRPLDGARYASHEEFQDGLRAYVEGDLRRRHDPGNSPDLAVFLGLLSVYGQLIRLGDVGPWWHGFFSHLASGPPGPRLRQMLALSRAGVVRFVGADVAVVAEDGVFRASSATVPGETIEARALVEARLPEPTVGRALDPLLRELHDDGAVETPEGLLRVDRSDGRILDRGGRPHPRRFALGPYTDVRTPGAFTRPRTGGPAFRQNDATARAALVFLRDLACRAVA, from the coding sequence GTGAAGCCCTCTCTCGTGATCGTCGGGGCCGGGCCGCGGGGGACCGGTCTCATCGAACGCATCGCCGCCAACGCGCCCGAGCTGTACGCCGGTTCGGGACTCGACATCCATCTCGTCGACCCCTATCCGCCGGGCGCCGGACGCATCTGGCGCGAGGCGCAGTCGCCGCTGCTGTGGATGAACTCGCACGCCGAGGACGTCACCATGTTCACCGATGAGACGGTGGTCATGGACGGGCCCGTGCGCCCCGGTCCCACGCTGCACGAATGGGCGGCCATCGACGGCCGTACCTTCGCCGACCGGCAGCTGCAAGGGGCATACCTGAGCTGGGTGCACGAGCAGGCCGTGGCCGCCCTGCCGCCGGACGTCACCGTCCACCATCACCCGTGCAGGGCCCTGCGTGTCAGCGGCCCGCGCGAGGGGCGCCAGCAGGTGTGGCTGGAGGGCCGTCCGCGTCCCCTCCTCGCCGACCTCGTCGTTCTCACGATCGGCCACCTCGACGCCGAACTCGACGAGGAGCAGGGCGAGTTGGCGACGTACGCCCATGCCCACGACCTGGTCCATCTGCCGCCCGACTTCACCGCCGACAGCGACCTGTCCTCGCTCGCGCCCGGCGAACCCGTCCTCGTGCGCGGCTTCGGGCTCGCCTTCGTCGACCTGATGGTGCTGCTCACGGAGGGGCGGGGCGGGCGGTACGACGGTGACACCTACCTTCCGTCGGGGCGGGAACCGGTGCTGTACGTCGGATCGCGGCGCGGAGTGCCGTACCACTCGAAGATCGGTTACGACTGGACCGGTGAACGGCCGCCGCTGCCACGGTTCTTCGGGCCCGCCGAGGTCGACGCGCTGCTGGCGCGGCCGGAGGGCTTCGACTTCCGGCGGGACGTGTGGCCGTCGATCCAGAAGGAGCTGGGGTTCGCGCACTACCACCGGCTGTTCACCGTCCACCCCGAACGGACGGCGATCGCCTGGACCGACTTCGAGGAGAAGTACGCGGCAGGGGAGGCGGCGGAGCGCGAGGCGCTCGTGACATCCGCCGTGCCCGACCCCGCCGACCGGCTCGACCTCGCGGCGCTCGACCGTCCGCTGGACGGGGCGCGGTACGCGTCGCACGAGGAGTTCCAGGACGGGCTCCGGGCGTACGTCGAGGGAGATCTGCGTCGCCGCCATGATCCCGGAAACAGCCCTGACCTGGCCGTCTTTCTCGGACTCCTCTCCGTCTACGGGCAGTTGATCCGGCTCGGAGACGTCGGACCCTGGTGGCACGGCTTCTTCAGCCACCTCGCCTCCGGGCCGCCCGGACCCCGGCTGCGGCAGATGCTCGCGCTCTCCCGGGCCGGCGTCGTGCGGTTCGTGGGCGCGGACGTGGCCGTGGTCGCCGAGGACGGGGTGTTCCGGGCGTCGAGCGCGACCGTGCCGGGCGAGACGATCGAGGCGCGGGCGCTCGTCGAGGCGCGGCTGCCCGAGCCCACCGTCGGGCGGGCCCTCGACCCGCTGCTGCGTGAACTGCACGACGACGGGGCCGTCGAGACCCCGGAGGGGCTGCTGCGGGTGGACCGCTCCGACGGGCGGATCCTCGACCGGGGCGGCCGGCCGCATCCGCGGCGCTTCGCACTCGGGCCCTACACCGACGTACGTACCCCCGGCGCCTTCACCCGGCCGCGCACCGGCGGGCCGGCGTTCCGGCAGAACGACGCCACCGCGCGAGCCGCGCTGGTGTTCCTGCGCGACCTTGCGTGCCGGGCCGTCGCGTAA
- a CDS encoding S1 family peptidase: MRIKRTTPRSGIARRTRLIAVTTGLLAAAAFSVPTANASDAQTFSATQLSTVNKSVLKSDIAGTAWAVDAKTNRVVVTVDSTVSKAEIAKIKKDAGGNAAAITIKHTPGKFKKLITGGDAIYGGSYRCSLGFNVHSGSTYYFLTAGHCGQVASTWYSNSGHTTTLGTNVSYSFPTNDFALVRYTNTSIAHPSAVGSQTISSAATPSVGTTVYRRGSTTGTHSGRVTALNATVNYGSGDVVYQMIQTTVCAEGGDSGGPLYAGSVAYGLTSGGSGDCTSGGTTFFQPVTEALSYYGVSVG, translated from the coding sequence GTGAGGATCAAGCGCACCACCCCCCGCAGCGGTATAGCGAGACGGACCCGGCTGATCGCCGTGACCACCGGACTCCTGGCCGCCGCAGCGTTCTCCGTCCCCACCGCGAACGCATCCGACGCCCAGACGTTCAGCGCCACCCAGCTGAGCACGGTGAACAAGTCGGTACTCAAGTCCGACATCGCGGGAACCGCCTGGGCGGTCGATGCCAAGACGAACCGCGTCGTCGTCACCGTCGACAGCACGGTCTCCAAGGCCGAGATCGCGAAGATCAAGAAGGACGCGGGCGGCAACGCCGCGGCCATCACGATCAAGCACACCCCGGGCAAGTTCAAGAAGCTGATCACCGGCGGCGACGCCATCTACGGCGGTTCCTACCGCTGCTCGCTCGGCTTCAACGTGCACAGCGGGAGCACCTACTACTTCCTGACCGCCGGCCACTGCGGTCAGGTCGCCTCCACCTGGTACTCCAACTCGGGTCACACCACCACGCTGGGCACGAACGTCAGCTACAGCTTCCCGACCAACGACTTCGCGCTGGTGCGCTACACCAACACCTCGATCGCCCACCCGAGCGCGGTCGGCAGCCAGACCATCAGCAGCGCCGCCACGCCCAGCGTGGGCACGACCGTCTACCGTCGCGGCTCGACCACCGGCACGCACAGCGGCCGGGTCACCGCGCTGAACGCCACGGTCAACTACGGCAGCGGCGACGTGGTCTACCAGATGATCCAGACCACGGTCTGCGCCGAGGGCGGCGACAGCGGCGGTCCGCTCTACGCGGGTTCCGTCGCCTACGGTCTGACCTCCGGCGGCAGTGGTGACTGCACGTCCGGCGGTACGACCTTCTTCCAGCCGGTCACCGAGGCGCTGAGCTACTACGGCGTGAGCGTCGGCTGA
- a CDS encoding amino acid ABC transporter ATP-binding protein codes for MTFMVDIRSVHKSFGPLEVLKGIDLAVRTGEVTVILGPSGSGKSTLLRTINHLEKVDRGRISVDGSLVGYRRSGDKLYELREREILRQRTRIGFVFQNFNLFPHLTVLDNLVEAPVSALKRPRKDAVEAARALLDRVGLADKADSYPKQLSGGQQQRVAIARALALGPKLLLFDEPTSALDPELVGEVLDVIKDLAHQGTTMIVVTHEIGFAREVADTVVFMDDGRIVEQGAPGDVLDRPRHERTRSFLSKVL; via the coding sequence ATGACCTTCATGGTCGACATCAGGTCCGTCCACAAGAGCTTCGGCCCACTGGAGGTGCTCAAGGGCATCGACCTCGCGGTGCGCACCGGCGAGGTCACCGTGATCCTCGGCCCGTCCGGCTCCGGCAAGTCCACGCTGCTGCGCACCATCAACCACCTGGAGAAGGTGGACCGGGGCCGCATCAGCGTCGACGGCTCGCTGGTCGGCTACCGGCGCTCCGGCGACAAGCTGTACGAGTTGCGCGAGCGCGAGATCCTGAGGCAGCGCACCCGCATCGGGTTCGTCTTCCAGAACTTCAACCTCTTCCCGCACCTCACCGTGCTGGACAACCTCGTCGAGGCCCCGGTCTCCGCGCTGAAGCGTCCGCGCAAGGACGCCGTCGAGGCGGCGCGGGCGCTGCTCGACCGGGTGGGGCTCGCCGACAAGGCCGACTCCTACCCGAAGCAGCTCTCCGGCGGCCAGCAGCAACGCGTCGCCATCGCCCGCGCGCTCGCCCTGGGACCGAAGCTGCTGCTCTTCGACGAGCCGACCTCGGCGCTCGACCCCGAGCTGGTCGGCGAAGTCCTCGACGTCATCAAGGACCTGGCCCACCAAGGCACCACGATGATCGTCGTCACGCACGAGATCGGGTTCGCCCGGGAGGTCGCCGACACCGTCGTCTTCATGGACGACGGGCGGATCGTCGAACAGGGCGCCCCCGGTGACGTACTCGACCGGCCGCGGCACGAACGGACGCGGTCGTTCCTGTCCAAGGTTCTTTGA